In a genomic window of Lepisosteus oculatus isolate fLepOcu1 chromosome 5, fLepOcu1.hap2, whole genome shotgun sequence:
- the LOC107076786 gene encoding splicing regulator RBM11 codes for MFAMYNSYNEAEKTVFVGNLDSSVREEILFELFLQAGPLTKVTIAKDKDGRQRSYGFVCYKHREAVPYAIALLNGICLYGRPIKLQYRLGSSHNAEAHAVFPVLENGPGKPSQESYRTVCCQKASVFPSSAVSTCLSQENLCWQNPMFCSPIQPYSMDAQIAQQQSYLPDAFSQQSRMTSMSWFVQSCPASSSFVQWTHAQQDQQDQLSEFLSYSWVREGQVVDTWDTDQKERRTKKTQDGKQEFRKHKSKHKI; via the exons ATGTTTGCCATGTATAATAGCTACAATGAAGCTGAGAAGACCGTATTTGTGGGAAACTTAGACAGCTCAGTAAGAGAGGAAATTCTGTTCGAGCTTTTTTTGCAG GCTGGGCCTTTGACAAAAGTCACCATTGCTAAAGACAAGGATGGGAGGCAGAGATCCTATGGTTTTGTGTGTTACAAACACAGAGAGGCGGTGCCATATGCCATTGCACTTCTCAATGGGATCTGTTTGTATGGACGACCAATCAAGCTTCAGTACAGACTCG GGAGCTCCCACAATGCTGAAGCACATGCTGTTTTCCCAGTGTTGGAAAACGGTCCTGGTAAGCCTTCACAAGAGAGCTACAG GACTGTTTGTTGTCAGAAGGCTTCTGTGTTTCCCAGTTCAGCAGTCAGCACCTGTTTATCGCAAGAGAATCTCTGCTGGCAAAATCCG ATGTTTTGTTCTCCAATCCAACCATATTCCATGGATGCCCAGATTGCCCAACAGCAGTCTTATCTTCCTGATGCCTTCTCCCAGCAGTCTAGAATGACCTCCATGTCCTGGTTTGTGCAGAGCTGCCCAGCTAGTTCCAGCTTTGTCCAATGGACACATGCACAACAGGACCAGCAAGACCAGCTCTCAGAATTTCTGTCTTACAGCTGGGTCCGTGAGGGGCAGGTAGTAGACACATGGGACACAGACCAAAAGGAGAGAAGAACCAAGAAGACACAGGATGGTAAACAAGAATTCAGGAAGCATAAGAGCAAACATAAAATATGA